A genome region from Desulfobaccales bacterium includes the following:
- a CDS encoding small multi-drug export protein, with the protein MNEFWQYGLIFILAATPWIEVLLAVPAGLALGLQPALVAVIVFVGNAAPVFLLVYGYQYWQTWRSAGQENNSGEPDKRWQRAQTVMNRYGLPGLAFLGPLLTGIHLATLIALLMKPSKTKVLLWMNASLLAWTIGLTLASFYGFKGLGLMMG; encoded by the coding sequence ATGAATGAATTCTGGCAATATGGCTTGATTTTTATCTTAGCTGCCACTCCCTGGATCGAAGTGTTGCTGGCGGTGCCGGCCGGGCTGGCCCTGGGACTGCAACCGGCCCTGGTGGCGGTGATTGTCTTTGTGGGCAATGCCGCCCCGGTATTTCTGCTAGTCTATGGCTATCAGTACTGGCAGACATGGAGATCCGCCGGCCAAGAAAATAATTCTGGAGAGCCTGACAAACGCTGGCAGCGGGCTCAGACCGTCATGAACAGATACGGCCTTCCGGGTCTGGCGTTTTTGGGGCCACTCCTCACCGGCATCCATCTGGCCACCTTGATCGCCCTGCTGATGAAGCCCAGCAAAACTAAGGTGCTGTTATGGATGAACGCCAGTCTGCTGGCCTGGACCATTGGCCTGACTCTGGCTTCTTTCTATGGTTTTAAAGGACTTGGATTGATGATGGGATGA